One genomic region from Clostridium saccharobutylicum DSM 13864 encodes:
- a CDS encoding cell wall-binding repeat protein has translation MITGWKSINKKWYFFDDEGNKKSGWIQDGTTWYYLDDSGVMKSGLIKDGEASYFTNVNGAIQTGWIKYGENLYYANLNGVVQTGLVNINGQPYTFSESGQLMSESTLPIEEAFISNLNTNLN, from the coding sequence ATGATTACTGGGTGGAAAAGTATTAATAAAAAATGGTATTTCTTTGATGACGAAGGAAATAAAAAAAGTGGATGGATTCAAGACGGAACAACATGGTACTATTTAGATGATTCTGGCGTAATGAAGAGCGGTTTGATTAAAGATGGTGAGGCTTCCTATTTTACTAATGTAAATGGTGCAATACAAACTGGTTGGATAAAATATGGAGAAAATTTATATTACGCAAATCTAAATGGAGTAGTACAAACTGGATTAGTAAACATTAATGGACAACCATATACTTTTTCAGAAAGTGGACAGCTTATGAGTGAAAGTACTTTACCAATAGAAGAAGCATTTATTTCAAATCTTAATACAAATTTAAATTAG
- a CDS encoding FeoB-associated Cys-rich membrane protein, which yields MIEIIITVIICLIAFYIIVKSVRNSSKGKCSCGCKGCKLENKCESKDKKQN from the coding sequence ATGATAGAGATAATTATAACTGTTATAATATGTTTGATAGCTTTTTATATAATAGTAAAGTCTGTAAGAAATTCCTCAAAGGGAAAATGTAGTTGCGGTTGCAAAGGATGCAAATTAGAAAATAAATGTGAATCAAAAGATAAAAAACAAAATTGA
- a CDS encoding metal-dependent hydrolase, giving the protein MNYKTHVNGGILLGLYMICRVPKQSVLTSGLLLGGAIVGSLFPDIDHKNSYIGQKAKSVSKAINKFAGHRKLFHAPLIYLFLYSIGIGMIKEKLGLVAINGVFIGIFSHLILDSFTIGGLPWFYPFSKKKVSLAKIKTNGKFEDILCGILTCINIVIILDLLHITSIFTFTQI; this is encoded by the coding sequence ATGAATTATAAGACACATGTGAATGGTGGAATATTATTAGGATTGTATATGATATGTCGAGTACCAAAGCAATCTGTATTAACGAGTGGATTATTACTAGGAGGAGCAATTGTAGGAAGTTTATTTCCTGATATAGATCATAAAAATAGTTATATTGGACAAAAAGCTAAATCAGTTTCTAAAGCAATAAACAAGTTTGCAGGGCATAGAAAATTATTTCATGCACCACTTATATATTTATTTTTATATTCTATTGGTATAGGAATGATTAAAGAGAAGCTAGGATTGGTAGCAATTAATGGAGTATTTATAGGAATATTTTCTCATTTAATCTTAGATAGCTTTACTATTGGAGGATTACCTTGGTTTTATCCTTTTAGCAAGAAAAAGGTATCATTAGCGAAGATAAAGACTAATGGTAAATTCGAAGATATATTGTGTGGAATTTTAACTTGTATAAATATTGTTATAATTCTTGATTTACTTCATATAACATCAATATTTACATTTACTCAGATATAG
- a CDS encoding QueT transporter family protein: protein MNNEKTVERLVRTAIIAAIYAVITLCLAPISYGAVQFRVSEIMVLLAFFDPFYIGGLTLGCFIANLLGPNGIADVIFGTIATFISVYAISFTSKYIKNNNIALIIASLWPTIFNGLIIGWELNYLYQLPIILSMLEVAAGEIVVVTIVGVPVIKLLKNKYKRLLV, encoded by the coding sequence ATGAATAATGAAAAAACAGTGGAAAGATTAGTTAGAACAGCTATAATAGCAGCTATATATGCAGTTATAACACTATGTTTAGCACCAATAAGTTATGGTGCAGTACAATTTAGAGTATCTGAAATAATGGTTTTATTAGCATTTTTTGATCCATTCTATATTGGAGGGCTTACTCTTGGATGTTTTATTGCAAATTTATTGGGACCTAATGGGATAGCAGACGTGATTTTTGGTACTATTGCAACCTTTATTAGTGTTTATGCTATTTCATTTACATCAAAATATATAAAGAACAATAATATAGCATTGATAATAGCATCACTTTGGCCAACTATATTTAATGGATTAATAATTGGATGGGAACTTAATTATCTTTATCAATTACCAATTATATTATCAATGTTAGAAGTAGCAGCAGGAGAAATTGTGGTTGTAACAATTGTTGGTGTTCCTGTAATAAAATTACTTAAAAATAAATACAAGAGATTGCTTGTATAA
- the feoB gene encoding ferrous iron transport protein B: MINVALLGNPNVGKTTLYNALTGSNQYVGNWPGVTVDKKEGFFGDIKVVDLPGIYAMDTFSNEEKVSKQFLEEGDVDVILNIVDASNLNRNLYLTTQLKQFNKPIILALNMIDICENKGIIIDYKKLSKDLDVEVIPIIAGKNIGIDKIKERLQKENFNVSGDCDKFNFSSEKDAYKFIESTLRDSLKEKENNNESFTEKLDKYVLHPVFAYPIFIALMSLMFQLTFSWVGQPLSDVLDGLLNDIIIPRGHDLLSNTAPWFQSLILDGIISGVGGIIVLLPIILVLFICITLLEDSGYMARVAFMMDKLMRKMGLSGKAFIPMIIGFGCTVPAIMTARTLESEKDRKLTAILVPFMSCNARLPVYTVFAAVFFETHRGLIVASLYLMGVIVAFLLGILFKNTYFKKDEEPFIIEIPEYKMPKVSSVYKQTMDKAGQFLKKAGTIIFAMSVLVWFLSNFNINGMVSEVNESLLASIGSVIAPIFKPVGFGNWQSAVSLISGLLAKESVLASMQVIFAGDLSVILPQHFTSLSAYAFLVFILLYTPCISALGAMKKEYGIKLTLFSVVFQLIVAWVASFLVYNLGSLIF, from the coding sequence ATGATAAATGTAGCTTTGCTTGGTAATCCCAATGTGGGAAAAACAACGTTGTATAATGCATTAACAGGATCTAATCAGTATGTAGGTAATTGGCCAGGCGTTACTGTAGATAAAAAAGAAGGATTCTTTGGCGACATAAAAGTAGTAGATTTGCCAGGTATATATGCAATGGACACTTTTTCTAATGAAGAAAAGGTATCTAAACAATTTTTAGAAGAAGGCGATGTTGATGTAATCTTAAATATTGTAGATGCATCAAATCTGAATAGAAATTTATATCTTACAACACAACTTAAGCAATTTAATAAACCTATTATATTAGCATTAAATATGATTGATATTTGTGAGAATAAAGGTATTATAATTGATTATAAAAAATTAAGTAAAGATCTAGATGTAGAAGTTATTCCTATTATTGCAGGAAAAAATATAGGTATTGATAAAATTAAAGAGAGATTACAGAAAGAAAATTTTAATGTTTCTGGGGATTGTGATAAATTTAATTTTTCTTCCGAAAAGGATGCGTATAAATTTATTGAAAGTACCTTGAGAGATAGTCTTAAAGAAAAAGAAAACAATAACGAATCTTTTACTGAAAAATTAGATAAATATGTATTACATCCAGTATTTGCATATCCAATATTTATTGCATTAATGTCATTAATGTTTCAATTAACATTTTCATGGGTAGGACAACCATTGTCTGATGTATTAGATGGGTTATTAAATGATATTATAATTCCTCGAGGACACGATCTACTTTCAAATACTGCTCCATGGTTTCAATCACTTATTTTAGATGGAATAATTTCAGGAGTCGGTGGAATAATAGTGCTATTGCCTATAATCTTAGTATTATTTATATGTATAACGCTTCTAGAAGATAGTGGTTATATGGCTAGAGTTGCTTTCATGATGGATAAATTAATGAGAAAAATGGGGCTTTCAGGAAAGGCGTTTATTCCAATGATAATAGGATTTGGGTGTACAGTACCTGCTATAATGACAGCTAGAACTTTAGAAAGCGAAAAGGATAGAAAACTTACAGCAATACTTGTACCATTTATGTCGTGTAATGCTAGATTACCAGTTTATACAGTTTTTGCAGCAGTGTTTTTTGAAACTCATAGAGGATTAATCGTAGCTTCATTATACTTAATGGGAGTAATAGTAGCATTTTTACTTGGAATATTATTTAAAAATACATATTTTAAAAAAGATGAGGAACCGTTTATAATAGAAATTCCAGAATATAAAATGCCAAAGGTTTCTTCGGTATATAAACAAACAATGGATAAAGCTGGACAGTTTTTAAAAAAAGCCGGAACTATAATATTTGCCATGAGTGTATTAGTATGGTTTTTATCAAATTTTAATATTAATGGGATGGTAAGCGAAGTTAATGAAAGTTTGTTAGCTTCAATAGGAAGTGTTATAGCACCAATATTTAAACCTGTAGGTTTTGGAAATTGGCAATCAGCTGTATCTTTAATTTCAGGATTGTTGGCTAAGGAATCAGTCTTAGCATCAATGCAAGTAATTTTTGCAGGAGATTTAAGCGTTATATTGCCACAACATTTTACTTCTTTATCAGCTTATGCATTCTTAGTATTCATATTATTATATACGCCTTGTATATCTGCACTTGGAGCTATGAAAAAAGAATATGGAATAAAGTTAACATTATTTTCAGTAGTGTTTCAATTGATAGTTGCATGGGTTGCTTCATTCTTAGTATACAATTTGGGAAGTTTAATATTTTAG
- a CDS encoding helicase C-terminal domain-containing protein, whose translation MLEQLTSILDNVIYLDIETTGIDEKSSEIIEIGAIKIKNGIITTYKTLIRPRGRVPIEIYNLCTGLTEKELLGARSLNLIKSEVLEFLEDIPLICHNGNFERRFLEYNIPEIKNKILDSMELAAILEPWKKEFNLDSLVKEITSLNKNELHRALDDCIDTLKVVNSLLCRQWAREEQNKKKKTLYFVLNNDYNYLKKWEWTKYLLKPPFFIDEDYTYVNYEEYSKDQVKLKKVEIDYSLYEELLKHEDIWNNGGDFGYQYRKDQKEFSKKIRENFEKQERIFIEAPTGSGKTFAYVLIAAIETYLNKQKNRKDDSSFIISTNTKELQNQLIERDIPTILKKLRLDDKLNYGAMKGKGNYLCIDRLNKCESLEFDEKGNLALLFLRRLCEDGKYGDIENISYWAQKHFELDKYLKDVNCDSEQCKLEKCIKPCYLRTRYNDLRNENITVINHSLLSCWPYCEKKKINHIIIDEGHNLMEKCYDFFAEEFSSFEFLELLDMIEKGHPSILAMLLNLNASFGFRETIEKDKLNYLVNDIVVNINILINDFRSMRLVSGEYNFTTEFFIPREDLQGITKVLGSEISVLKESIYPLYKLINDYISNITQDDEINGDTDYKNISDYVAKLKSAFDILDKFLEKSTYYAKILEVDSEYKTFVLKNIPLNVGELVNEHMLKEVKSTTFISATLRIENSFNRMKRHLGQNNAKEFLIPSTFDLKNRTKIFALNNVGRYDESGFIKKISKFIFNTAQKLNGHILVLFNNNARRLAVNEELEILTRGTKIEVHTNKKSIGALNDKNRIVIILGSKGFFEGIDVPGDALNCVMLDKLPNYSPEFPILRAITTYQKKGYQDVNYPQLCIKVKQIYGRLIRSTFDYGYFIILDPGQNSYTIRNLERDLGGPNIEFAPTNKILSEIEFNYNNWKRNNINIILNNLKKNNKNIEQNFNNEAKKHKMFWELYKIENEQYYFKNMNFKLKGKI comes from the coding sequence ATGTTAGAACAATTAACTAGTATTTTAGATAATGTAATATATTTAGATATTGAAACTACGGGAATTGATGAAAAAAGTTCTGAAATTATCGAAATAGGTGCTATAAAGATAAAAAATGGAATTATAACTACATATAAAACTCTAATAAGACCTAGAGGCAGAGTACCTATCGAAATCTATAATCTTTGTACCGGATTAACGGAAAAAGAATTATTAGGAGCTAGAAGTTTAAATTTAATAAAATCAGAAGTTTTGGAGTTTTTAGAAGATATTCCGTTGATTTGCCACAATGGAAATTTCGAAAGAAGATTTTTAGAATACAATATTCCAGAAATAAAGAATAAAATATTAGATTCAATGGAACTTGCAGCAATTTTGGAGCCTTGGAAAAAGGAATTTAATTTAGATTCATTAGTTAAAGAAATCACAAGTTTAAATAAGAACGAATTACATAGAGCATTGGATGATTGTATTGATACTCTAAAGGTTGTTAATTCTCTTCTTTGTAGACAATGGGCAAGAGAAGAACAAAATAAAAAGAAAAAAACGTTATATTTTGTATTAAATAATGATTATAATTATCTAAAAAAATGGGAATGGACTAAATATTTATTAAAGCCACCATTTTTTATTGATGAAGATTATACATATGTTAATTATGAAGAATACTCAAAGGATCAGGTCAAGCTAAAAAAAGTTGAGATAGATTATTCATTGTATGAAGAATTGTTAAAACATGAAGATATTTGGAATAATGGTGGAGACTTTGGATATCAATACAGAAAAGATCAAAAAGAATTTTCGAAAAAAATAAGAGAAAATTTTGAAAAACAGGAGAGAATTTTTATTGAGGCGCCAACAGGTAGTGGCAAAACATTTGCATATGTTCTCATAGCAGCGATAGAGACATATTTAAATAAACAAAAAAATAGAAAAGATGATTCCAGTTTTATTATATCTACAAATACAAAGGAGCTTCAAAATCAACTTATTGAAAGAGATATTCCTACTATACTTAAAAAGTTGAGATTAGATGATAAGCTCAATTATGGAGCTATGAAAGGAAAAGGTAATTATCTTTGTATAGATAGATTGAATAAATGTGAAAGTTTAGAATTTGATGAAAAAGGCAATTTAGCTTTACTTTTTCTTAGAAGACTTTGCGAGGATGGTAAATATGGGGATATAGAAAATATCAGTTATTGGGCACAAAAACATTTTGAGCTGGATAAATATTTGAAAGATGTTAACTGTGATAGCGAACAATGTAAATTAGAAAAATGTATTAAGCCTTGTTATTTAAGAACAAGATATAATGATTTACGTAATGAAAATATAACTGTAATTAATCATTCTCTTTTATCTTGCTGGCCGTATTGTGAAAAGAAGAAAATAAATCATATTATAATTGATGAGGGACATAATCTTATGGAAAAGTGCTATGATTTTTTTGCAGAGGAATTTTCTTCTTTTGAATTTTTAGAATTATTGGATATGATAGAAAAAGGACATCCAAGTATTTTAGCTATGCTATTAAATTTAAATGCAAGTTTTGGTTTTAGAGAAACTATAGAAAAGGATAAGTTAAACTATTTAGTGAATGATATTGTAGTCAATATTAATATATTAATCAATGATTTTAGAAGCATGAGGCTTGTAAGTGGTGAATATAATTTTACTACTGAATTTTTTATTCCAAGAGAAGATTTGCAAGGAATAACAAAAGTTTTAGGTTCTGAAATATCGGTATTAAAAGAAAGTATATATCCATTATATAAGCTTATAAATGATTACATTTCTAATATTACTCAAGATGATGAAATAAATGGCGATACTGATTATAAAAATATATCAGACTATGTAGCAAAGCTTAAATCAGCATTTGATATTTTAGATAAGTTTTTAGAAAAATCTACATATTATGCTAAAATATTAGAAGTTGATTCAGAGTACAAGACATTCGTTTTGAAGAATATACCACTTAATGTAGGGGAATTGGTTAATGAACATATGCTAAAGGAAGTTAAAAGTACGACATTTATATCTGCAACATTAAGAATAGAAAATTCATTTAATAGAATGAAAAGACATTTAGGCCAAAATAATGCCAAAGAATTTTTGATTCCATCAACTTTTGATTTGAAAAATAGAACTAAAATATTTGCTTTAAATAATGTTGGAAGATATGACGAATCAGGATTTATTAAAAAAATATCAAAATTTATATTTAATACAGCACAAAAATTAAATGGTCATATTTTAGTTTTATTTAATAATAATGCAAGAAGATTAGCTGTAAATGAAGAGTTGGAAATTCTGACAAGAGGTACTAAAATTGAAGTTCATACAAATAAAAAGTCTATTGGAGCACTTAACGATAAAAATAGAATCGTGATAATTCTGGGGAGTAAGGGATTTTTTGAAGGAATAGATGTTCCAGGGGATGCTTTAAATTGTGTAATGCTTGATAAGCTTCCTAATTACAGTCCAGAATTTCCTATTTTAAGAGCAATTACTACATATCAAAAAAAGGGTTATCAAGATGTTAATTATCCTCAACTTTGTATAAAAGTAAAACAAATTTATGGAAGATTAATTAGAAGTACTTTTGATTATGGGTATTTTATAATTTTAGATCCAGGTCAGAATTCATATACAATAAGAAACTTAGAAAGAGATCTTGGTGGTCCTAATATTGAATTTGCACCAACTAATAAAATACTTTCAGAAATAGAGTTTAACTATAATAATTGGAAGAGAAACAATATAAATATAATTTTGAACAATCTGAAAAAAAACAATAAGAATATTGAGCAAAATTTTAATAATGAAGCTAAAAAGCATAAAATGTTTTGGGAATTATACAAAATAGAAAATGAACAATATTATTTTAAAAATATGAATTTTAAGTTAAAAGGTAAAATATAA
- a CDS encoding xanthine phosphoribosyltransferase: protein MERLHKIILEEGNALSSNVLKVDSFLNHQVDPELMYEMGTYFKNYFKDKGITKIFTIESSGIAPSVMTAMQMGLKMVTLKKQGSKILSGDVYQTTVHSFTKDMNYELTLSKKFIDSEDKILIIDDFLANGEAALGAARLVEEAGASVAGIGIVIEKSFQPGPQILKEKGYDVYSLARIKKLGENLIEFEK from the coding sequence ATGGAAAGATTACATAAAATAATTCTAGAAGAAGGAAATGCTTTATCATCAAATGTGTTAAAAGTTGATTCGTTTTTAAATCATCAAGTTGATCCTGAGTTGATGTATGAAATGGGAACATATTTTAAAAATTATTTTAAGGATAAAGGTATTACCAAGATATTTACTATTGAAAGTTCTGGGATTGCACCATCTGTTATGACAGCAATGCAAATGGGATTAAAAATGGTTACATTAAAGAAACAAGGATCAAAGATTTTAAGTGGGGATGTATATCAAACAACAGTACATTCATTTACTAAAGATATGAATTATGAGTTGACATTATCTAAAAAATTTATTGATAGCGAAGATAAAATATTAATTATCGATGATTTTTTAGCTAATGGAGAAGCTGCATTAGGTGCGGCAAGATTAGTAGAAGAAGCAGGAGCCAGCGTAGCTGGAATAGGGATTGTTATTGAAAAGTCATTTCAACCTGGTCCACAAATTTTAAAAGAAAAGGGATATGATGTATATTCTTTAGCTAGAATTAAAAAATTAGGTGAGAACTTAATTGAATTCGAAAAATAA
- a CDS encoding FeoA family protein, with translation MSLCNLNPGEKGIIASINGNEKLTKRLLALGCIEGTEVQFKRCAPLGDPIIINFRGFDLAIRKKDAKSILLSV, from the coding sequence ATGAGTCTTTGTAATTTAAATCCAGGTGAAAAAGGAATAATTGCATCAATTAATGGAAACGAGAAGTTAACTAAAAGATTACTTGCTTTAGGATGTATTGAAGGTACAGAAGTACAATTTAAAAGATGCGCACCTTTAGGAGATCCTATAATAATAAATTTTAGAGGATTTGACTTAGCTATAAGAAAAAAGGATGCTAAATCAATATTATTATCAGTATAA
- a CDS encoding DNA topoisomerase III, giving the protein MSKTLVLAEKPSVGRDLAKVLKCNQNKGAYIEGPNYIVTWALGHLVTLLDPEGYGDKYKKWSMDTLPMLPKKMKLTVIKKTGKQFNEVKKQMLRDDIKDLVIATDAGREGELVARWIIEKVGFKKPIKRLWISSQTDKAILDGFKNLKPGSSYDNLYKAAVGRAEADWIVGLNVTRALTCKYNAQLSAGRVQSPTLAMIVQREEDIKNFKPKNYHTIIANSNNFSMEWINKDNTNRLFNEEIAKKIVGECRGRDAEVVDIKESNKKQYAPALYDLTELQRDCNRIFGYSAKQTLSIMQRLYENYKILTYPRTDSRYITKDVVPTLKDRLKAICVSNYAKPATEILKGNIHASKSFVDDSKVSDHHAIIPTEQRVSLGSLSSEERNVYDLVIKRFLSVLLPPFEYVQTGITIKIGDETFRAKGKVIKDKGWKMVYDRVDDLEETNEEGILKEQVLPKLVKGDKLKINNVEIKKHQTKPPARFNEGTLLSAMENPQKYINVDKESAKTLGETGGLGTVATRADIIEKLFNSFVIEKKGKELIPTSKGKQLIELVPKDLKSPLLTARWEKELDYISKGKEDAHDFIGRMRNYATALVQDVKFSTDKYTHDNLTGKKCPQCGKYMLEVKGKNGVMNVCQDRECGYRESISRVTNARCPECKKKLELRGHGEGAIYVCPGTNCNFREKASQFKKRFDKNGKVDKREVNNYMKKMKKEAEEFNENPFAALLKDFK; this is encoded by the coding sequence ATGAGTAAAACTCTTGTATTAGCAGAAAAACCAAGTGTTGGGAGAGATTTAGCTAAAGTTTTAAAATGTAACCAAAATAAAGGCGCATATATAGAAGGACCTAATTATATAGTAACATGGGCACTAGGTCATTTAGTTACGTTACTAGACCCAGAAGGTTATGGGGATAAATATAAAAAATGGAGTATGGATACTTTACCTATGCTTCCTAAAAAAATGAAACTTACTGTAATTAAAAAAACTGGTAAGCAATTTAACGAAGTAAAAAAACAAATGTTGAGAGATGACATAAAGGATTTAGTTATAGCAACAGATGCAGGAAGAGAAGGAGAATTGGTAGCAAGATGGATAATTGAAAAAGTTGGCTTTAAAAAGCCGATAAAGAGACTTTGGATATCTTCACAAACTGATAAAGCTATATTGGATGGATTTAAAAATCTAAAGCCAGGATCTTCTTATGATAATTTGTATAAAGCAGCAGTTGGAAGAGCAGAAGCTGACTGGATTGTTGGTCTTAATGTAACAAGAGCCTTAACTTGTAAGTATAATGCTCAGTTATCAGCAGGTAGAGTTCAATCTCCAACTTTAGCTATGATAGTTCAGAGAGAGGAAGATATTAAGAATTTCAAACCTAAGAATTATCATACAATAATAGCTAATAGCAATAACTTTTCTATGGAATGGATTAACAAAGATAATACAAATAGATTATTTAATGAAGAAATAGCTAAGAAAATAGTAGGAGAATGTAGGGGCAGGGATGCAGAAGTTGTTGATATTAAAGAAAGTAATAAAAAACAATATGCTCCAGCATTATATGATCTAACAGAACTTCAAAGGGATTGTAATAGAATTTTTGGATATTCAGCAAAACAAACATTATCTATAATGCAAAGATTATATGAAAATTATAAAATTTTGACATATCCAAGAACAGATTCAAGATATATAACTAAGGATGTAGTACCTACCTTAAAAGATAGATTGAAGGCTATTTGTGTTTCAAATTATGCAAAACCAGCTACTGAAATATTAAAAGGTAATATTCATGCAAGTAAAAGTTTTGTGGATGACTCGAAGGTTTCAGATCACCATGCTATTATTCCAACGGAACAAAGAGTAAGTCTTGGAAGTTTAAGTTCAGAAGAAAGAAATGTATATGATTTAGTAATAAAGAGATTCTTAAGTGTTTTACTACCTCCATTTGAATATGTTCAAACAGGAATCACTATTAAAATAGGAGATGAAACTTTTAGAGCTAAAGGTAAGGTTATAAAAGATAAAGGATGGAAGATGGTTTATGATAGAGTAGATGATCTTGAAGAAACTAATGAAGAGGGAATATTAAAGGAACAAGTTTTACCTAAATTAGTTAAGGGTGATAAACTAAAAATAAATAATGTTGAAATAAAAAAACATCAAACTAAACCACCAGCTAGATTTAATGAAGGAACATTGTTGTCTGCTATGGAAAATCCACAAAAATATATTAACGTGGACAAAGAATCTGCTAAAACACTTGGAGAAACAGGTGGGCTTGGAACTGTTGCAACAAGAGCAGATATAATAGAAAAATTATTTAATTCTTTTGTTATAGAAAAAAAAGGAAAAGAATTAATTCCAACATCTAAAGGAAAGCAACTTATAGAACTTGTACCTAAAGATTTAAAATCGCCGCTTCTTACTGCAAGATGGGAAAAAGAACTTGATTATATAAGCAAAGGAAAAGAAGATGCACATGATTTTATAGGTAGAATGAGGAATTATGCAACAGCATTAGTTCAGGATGTAAAATTTAGTACTGATAAATATACTCATGATAATTTGACAGGTAAAAAATGTCCACAGTGTGGTAAGTATATGTTAGAAGTTAAAGGCAAGAATGGCGTTATGAATGTATGCCAAGATAGAGAATGTGGATATAGGGAAAGTATATCAAGGGTTACAAATGCCAGATGTCCAGAATGTAAGAAAAAATTAGAACTTAGAGGACATGGAGAAGGTGCAATTTATGTTTGTCCAGGAACTAATTGTAACTTTAGAGAGAAGGCGTCTCAATTTAAAAAGAGATTTGATAAAAATGGAAAAGTAGATAAGAGAGAAGTTAATAATTACATGAAGAAAATGAAAAAAGAAGCAGAAGAATTTAATGAAAATCCATTTGCAGCACTTTTGAAAGACTTTAAGTAA
- a CDS encoding NUDIX hydrolase has translation MKQNKIKKLKTLSETKFLKFYEAEYENKLGNMKTWTIASRKNEDVLNDRFFKGKEDCDDAVVVVALHKPSNKLVIIKQFRIPINSYVYELTAGLIDPGEDAKMTIERELMEETGLKVVEVIKVINKLYLSPGMTDESVMMAYCTCEGEINDKNLEDDECIEAMLISQEESRKLLERNEKMDAKCFTILQSYALLGEKLFTE, from the coding sequence ATGAAACAAAATAAAATTAAAAAATTAAAAACTTTATCAGAAACCAAGTTTTTAAAGTTTTATGAAGCAGAATATGAAAATAAGTTAGGTAATATGAAAACGTGGACTATTGCATCAAGAAAAAATGAAGATGTTTTAAATGACAGATTTTTTAAGGGGAAAGAAGATTGTGATGATGCTGTAGTTGTTGTTGCTTTACATAAGCCATCTAACAAGCTTGTAATAATAAAGCAGTTTAGAATTCCAATAAACAGTTATGTGTATGAACTTACAGCTGGATTAATAGATCCAGGTGAAGATGCTAAAATGACTATAGAAAGAGAACTTATGGAAGAAACAGGGTTAAAGGTAGTAGAAGTAATCAAAGTAATAAATAAATTATATCTTTCACCAGGAATGACAGATGAATCTGTGATGATGGCTTATTGTACATGTGAAGGGGAGATAAACGATAAAAATCTTGAAGATGATGAATGCATAGAAGCAATGCTTATATCACAAGAAGAATCAAGAAAGTTATTAGAAAGAAATGAAAAAATGGATGCTAAGTGTTTTACTATACTTCAAAGTTATGCATTACTTGGAGAAAAGTTATTTACTGAGTAG